Proteins found in one Triticum aestivum cultivar Chinese Spring chromosome 4D, IWGSC CS RefSeq v2.1, whole genome shotgun sequence genomic segment:
- the LOC123097711 gene encoding COBRA-like protein 7 produces MAGSIASQAVVLGAILLLAGLAAAQQTPRAPAAAAAPAPDPGCNGIQLTYNLQGREKIRPFVPDRSKQPYSFKANASVLNGGTRPLRSWSMLVTFGHDEILVGVGGAVLTGGAELPYNTTEDAGNATSFSGYPQTDLLTPIATAGDITQIQASVGLVGTLFAGPRGLVPEPLPTALTLDDPDYNCPAATNVTATMLTTCCLLTPEAEANATVPEANATDPTKSFLPRRTGDLVITYDVVQAYPTSYLALVTLENNAKLGRLDNWRLSWEWRRGEFIYSMKGAHPLEVDVNECIYGAPGQYYQSLDFSQVLNCEKKPVILDLPLSRYNDTQMGKIEHCCRNGTILPKSMDAAQSKSAFQMQVFKMPPDTNRTKLFPPANFKISGGSSLNPDYSCGQPVPVSPTGFPNPSGLDSTTLAVATWQVVCNITTAKGAKPKCCVTFSAHYNDSVIPCNTCACGCPVNRRGPTCSTTAPSMILPPEALLVPFDNRTQKAQAWAQLKHYNVPRPMPCGDFCGVSINWHVSTDFNKGWSARVTLFNWGDVDMANWFAAMVMDKAYDGFEKAYSFNATAEGNNTIFMQGLEGLNYLVKQTNMSGSDYLVPGKQQSVLSFTKKLTPDIDVVAGDGFPTKVFFNGDECAMPQRLPIKSGGFRTHLSSAFALVLLMAASALLLLQQ; encoded by the coding sequence ATGGCCGGCTCGATTGCCTCCCAGGCCGTGGTCCTCGGAGCCATCCTGCTGCTCGCGGGGCTCGCGGCCGCCCAGCAGACGCCGAgggcgcccgcggcggcggcggcgcccgcgcCCGACCCCGGCTGCAACGGCATCCAGCTCACCTACAACCTCCAGGGCCGCGAGAAGATCCGCCCCTTCGTCCCCGACAGGAGCAAGCAGCCTTACTCCTTCAAGGCCAACGCCTCCGTGCTCAACGGCGGCACCCGCCCGCTCAGGTCCTGGTCGATGCTCGTCACCTTCGGCCACGACGAGAtcctcgtcggcgtcggcggcGCCGTGCTCACCGGCGGGGCCGAGCTGCCCTACAACACCACCGAGGACGCCGGCAACGCCACCTCTTTCTCCGGCTACCCGCAGACGGACCTCCTCACGCCGATTGCCACCGCCGGCGACATCACGCAGATCCAGGCCTCGGTCGGATTGGTCGGCACGCTCTTCGCCGGCCCGCGCGGCCTCGTGCCGGAGCCGCTCCCCACCGCCTTGACGCTCGACGACCCGGACTACAACTGCCCGGCGGCGACCAATGTCACCGCCACCATGCTCACCACCTGCTGCCTCCTCACCCCCGAGGCCGAGGCCAACGCCACGGTCCCCGAGGCCAACGCCACCGATCCCACCAAGAGCTTCCTCCCGCGCCGCACCGGCGACCTCGTCATCACCTACGACGTCGTCCAGGCATACCCGACCAGCTACCTGGCGCTCGTCACGCTCGAGAACAACGCCAAGCTCGGCCGCCTCGACAACTGGCGGCTGTCGTGGGAGTGGCGCCGCGGCGAGTTCATTTACTCGATGAAGGGCGCGCACCCATTGGAGGTGGACGTCAATGAGTGCATCTATGGCGCACCAGGCCAGTACTATCAGAGCCTGGATTTCTCCCAGGTGCTTAACTGCGAGAAGAAGCCGGTCATCCTTGACCTGCCGCTCTCCCGGTACAATGACACCCAGATGGGGAAGATCGAGCATTGCTGCAGGAATGGCACCATCCTGCCCAAGTCCATGGACGCGGCTCAGTCAAAATCGGCGTTCCAAATGCAGGTGTTCAAGATGCCACCGGATACCAACCGGACAAAGCTCTTCCCACCGGCCAATTTCAAGATCTCTGGCGGCTCATCGCTGAACCCAGACTATAGTTGTGGCCAGCCAGTGCCTGTCAGCCCCACCGGGTTCCCTAATCCCAGCGGGCTTGACTCTACAACGCTGGCGGTTGCGACATGGCAGGTGGTGTGCAACATTACCACGGCCAAGGGGGCCAAGCCCAAGTGCTGTGTGACCTTCTCGGCTCACTACAATGACTCAGTCATTCCCTGCAACACTTGTGCATGTGGTTGTCCTGTGAACCGCCGGGGTCCTACCTGCAGCACGACTGCTCCATCCATGATCTTGCCACCGGAGGCGCTGCTTGTGCCGTTCGATAACCGTACACAGAAGGCACAGGCATGGGCTCAGTTGAAGCACTACAATGTGCCTAGGCCAATGCCTTGTGGTGATTTTTGTGGTGTGAGCATCAATTGGCATGTCTCAACAGACTTCAACAAGGGCTGGAGTGCTCGGGTGACATTGTTCAATTGGGGTGATGTCGACATGGCCAACTGGTTTGCTGCCATGGTCATGGACAAGGCGTATGACGGTTTTGAGAAGGCATACTCTTTCAATGCAACAGCAGAGGGCAATAACACCATCTTTATGCAGGGCCTTGAGGGGCTCAATTACCTTGTGAAGCAGACCAACATGAGCGGGTCGGATTACCTCGTGCCGGGAAAGCAGCAATCAGTGCTCTCATTCACCAAGAAGCTGACTCCTGATATCGATGTTGTCGCTGGAGATGGGTTCCCAACAAAGGTCTTCTTCAATGGCGACGAATGTGCTATGCCGCAGAGGTTACCAATCAAGAGTGGTGGATTCAGGACCCATCTAAGCAGTGCCTTTGCTTTGGTATTGCTCATGGCTGCCTCGGCCTTGCTGTTGCTTCAGCAATAA